Proteins encoded by one window of Raphanus sativus cultivar WK10039 unplaced genomic scaffold, ASM80110v3 Scaffold0918, whole genome shotgun sequence:
- the LOC108859526 gene encoding 1-phosphatidylinositol-3-phosphate 5-kinase FAB1B yields METRDSNNKTLSEIVGLVKSWIPWRSEPATVSRDFWMPDQSCRVCYECDSQFTLINRRHHCRLCGRVFCGKCTANSVPLPASDLRTPREEWERIRVCNYCFRQWEEQGDGGTRVSNIPELSTSPSESSLLSSKTSTTANSSSFALGSMPGLVGPYQRVQRGSDVSLHGVSSMETGTTRKGKETSRRNSFIATDVEDPSRFALNRSDDEYDEYGVYQTDLDTSHSPQANQYYGPMEYEETSIDDGPCKHLSGETSDQKSLSGSPLIHHCLESLIGEEAEQFQKKDEHDGRDESEAPSPPDISDDQVAEPVDFENNGLLWVPPDPENEEDERESPLYDEEDNEGDASGEWGYLRPSASFGSGEYRSEDRTSEEHKKAMKNVVDGHFRALLAQLLQAENIPVTDEEGKESWLEIITSLSWEAANLLKPDMSKSGGMDPGGYVKVKCLASGFRHDSMVVKGVVCKRNVAHRRMRAKIENARLLILGGALEYQRVSNQLSSFDTLLQQEKDHLKMAVAKIHAERPNILLVEKSVSRFAQEYLLAKDISLVLNIKRPLLDRIARCTGAQIIPSVDHLSSQKLGYCENFRVDRFLEEHGSAGQAGKKVVKTLMYFEGCPRPLGFTILLRGANEEELKKVKHVVQYGVFAAYHLALETSFLADEGASPDLPLNSPITVALPDKSMSIERSISTVPGFMVSAYEKSPTMLTGSEPQRANSVPASELLSTTANLSIQKDINPLIPNGSGWQAAREVNPGFTFSRYNVPLNLPDHVKDGRNANVSERSALADTPADKSNSTIEAADMLDSSLHSSGQGAVPQSSQSSTSVVVENQDNGSEVTTIQQQNGEIPKEPQSQKEEFPPAPSDHQSILVSLSSRSVWKGTVCERSHLFRIKYYGSFDKPLGRFLRDHLFDQGYRCRSCEMPSEAHVHCYTHRQGSLTISVKKLQDYLLPGEKEGKIWMWHRCLRCPRPDGFPPATLRVVMSDAAWGLSFGKFLELSFSNHAAASRVACCGHSLHRDCLRFYGFGNMVACFRYATIDVNSVYLPPSVLNFNYDNQDWIQRETDEVVERAELLFSEVLNAISQIAAKGFRRRIGELEEVLQREKAEFEDNLQKMFHREVKEGEPRVDILELYRMRRQLIFQSYMWDHRLINASTLSKIESSDDTKREENEKAPLAKSQTLPEMNAGTNSLLTGSEVDQNPDVGSTDDDTKVQKEAETNLDLNPEKEDGGEDSPSKTLPDSSDTLENKLDVRRTQSDGQIVMKNLSATLDAAWIGERQTSGEIPTNTKIVLPPSSMSNSSTFSPIDLPEQQNEFKVAYPVSPALPSKDYENSDDSVSWLGVPFLNFYRSINKNFLLSSQKLDTFGEHSPVYISSFREAELQGGPRLLLPVGINDIVVPVYDDEPTSMIAYALTSTEYQRQISVEGESLVSYPSELNIPRPVDDTIFDPSRSTSSVDESILSMSSSRSLDPLSYTKALHARISYGEDGTLGKVKYTVTCYYAKRFEALRGICIPSELEYIRSLSRCKKWGAQGGKSNVFFAKTLDDRFIIKQVTKTELESFIKFAPAYFKYLSESISTKSPTCLAKILGIYQVATKQLKSGKETKMDVLIMENLLFGRTVKRLYDLKGSSRARYNPDASGSNKVLLDQNLIEAMPTSPIFVGNKAKRLLERAVWNDTAFLALGDVMDYSLLVGVDEEKNELVLGIIDFLRQYTWDKHLESWVKFTGILGGPKNEAPTVISPKQYKRRFRKAMTTYFLMVPDQWSPPNVIANNSRSDQPEESSQAGTRAE; encoded by the exons ATGGAAACAAGAGATAGTAATAATAAGACACTCTCTGAGATTGTGGGTCTGGTCAAATCCTGGATCCCCTGGCGATCAGAGCCAGCTACTGTGTCCAGGGATTTCTGGATGCCTGATCAGAGCTGTCGTGTTTGCTACGAGTGTGACTCTCAGTTTACTCTTATCAACCGTAGGCACCATTGCCGTCTCTGTGGGAGAGTTTTCTGCGGCAAGTGTACTGCCAACTCTGTACCTTTGCCTGCCAGTGACTTGAGAACTCCTCGTGAAGAGTGGGAGAGGATCCGTGTTTGTAACTATTGTTTCAGGCAGTGGGAGGAGCAAGGTGATGGTGGAACTCGTGTTTCGAATATCCCTGAGCTTAGTACCTCGCCTTCCGAGTCGAGTCTTCTTAGCTCGAAGACTAGTACCACTGCTAATAGTAGTAGCTTCGCTCTTGGCTCCATGCCGGGTTTAGTTGGTCCGTATCAAAGGGTTCAACGTGGTTCTGATGTCAGTTTGCACGGAGTATCGTCTATGGAGACAGGCACGACCAGAAAAGGCAAAGAAACTTCAAGGAGAAACAGCTTCATCGCCACTGATGTGGAAGATCCATCTCGCTTTGCTTTAAATAG GAGTGATGATGAGTACGATGAGTATGGTGTATACCAGACTGATCTTGATACGAGCCATTCTCCTCAAGCTAATCAATATTATGGCCCAATGGAATATGAGGAGACGAGCATAGATGATGGCCCCTGTAAGCATCTTAGTGGCGAAACCTCTGACCAGAAAAGTTTAAGCGGCTCTCCACTCATTCACCATTGTCTTGAATCTTTGATTGGGGAAGAAGCAGAGCAGTTCCAGAAGAAAGATGAGCATGATGGTCGTGACGAAAGTGAAGCTCCTTCTCCGCCAGATATTTCGGATGACCAAGTGGCGGAACCGGTGGATTTCGAGAACAATGGACTTTTGTGGGTTCCACCGGACCCAGAAaacgaagaagatgagagagagagtccTTTGTATGATGAGGAAGATAATGAGGGAGATGCCTCAGGTGAGTGGGGATACTTACGACCTTCCGCTAGCTTTGGAAGTGGAGAGTATCGTAGCGAGGATCGAACAAGTGAAGAGCATAAGAAGGCTATGAAGAATGTGGTTGATGGGCACTTTAGGGCTTTGCTTGCACAATTGTTGCAAGCCGAGAACATCCCTGTGACCGACGAAGAGGGCAAAGAGAGCTGGTTAGAGATTATCACCTCTCTTTCTTGGGAGGCGGCTAACTTGTTGAAGCCTGATATGAGTAAAAGTGGAGGAATGGATCCTGGTGGCTATGTCAAAGTTAAGTGCTTAGCTTCCGGGTTCCGACATGATAG CATGGTAGTTAAAGGAGTTGTTTGCAAGAGAAACGTGGCTCATAGGAGAATGAGAGCGAAGATTGAGAACGCTCGACTATTGATTCTAGGTGGTGCGCTTGAGTATCAAAGAGTCTCAAACCAGTTATCGAGTTTTGATACTTTGTTGCAACAG GAAAAGGATCATCTAAAGATGGCTGTTGCAAAGATTCACGCTGAACGTCCAAACATACTTCTAGTCGAAAAATCAGTTTCTCGATTTGCGCAAGAGTATCTTCTAGCCAAAGACATATCTCTTGTTCTAAACATTAAGAGACCACTTTTAGATCGCATTGCTCGCTGCACTGGTGCTCAGATAATTCCTTCAGTAGACCACCTCTCTTCTCAAAAGCTGGGTTACTGTGAGAATTTTCGTGTGGATAGGTTTCTTGAAGAACATGGTTCAGCTGGTCAAGCTGGAAAGAAAGTAGTGAAGACGTTGATGTATTTTGAGGGTTGTCCAAGGCCATTAGGCTTTACA attTTGCTGAGGGGTGCTAATGAAGAAGAGCTGAAAAAAGTGAAGCATGTGGTCCAGTATGGAGTTTTTGCAGCTTATCATTTGGCACTGGAGACATCGTTTCTTGCTGACGAAGGAGCCTCACCAGATCTCCCCTTGAACTCCCCAATTACGGTAGCTCTTCCAGATAAATCTATGAGCATTGAACGTTCGATATCTACTGTGCCAGGTTTCATGGTTTCCGCATATGAAAAATCTCCAACAATGCTAACTGGTTCCGAACCACAGCGAGCAAACAGTGTCCCAGCATCAGAGTTGCTTTCGACCACTGCTAATCTATCCATCCAGAAGGACATAAATCCTCTGATACCTAATGGTTCAGGTTGGCAGGCTGCCAGAGAAGTAAATCCGGGTTTCACATTTTCACGCTATAATGTTCCATTGAATTTGCCTGACCATGTGAAAGATGGAAGAAACGCAAATGTTTCTGAAAGATCTGCGCTGGCAGACACACCAGCAGACAAAAGCAACTCAACAATTGAGGCAGCAGACATGTTGGACAGTTCCCTACATTCATCAGGGCAAGGCGCTGTGCCACAGAGTTCTCAAAGTAGTACGAGCGTTGTAGTAGAAAACCAGGACAATGGTTCAGAGGTTACGACCATCCAACAACAAAACGGTGAGATTCCAAAGGAACCACAATCTCAAAAAGAGGAATTTCCTCCGGCACCCTCTGATCACCAGAGCATTCTGGTTTCCCTATCGTCCAGATCGGTGTGGAAAGGAACTGTGTGTGAGAGGTCTCATCTCTTCCGGATAAAATACTATGGTAGTTTCGATAAACCCTTGGGACGGTTCTTGAGAGATCATTTGTTCGATCAG GGTTACAGGTGTCGTTCATGTGAGATGCCATCAGAAGCTCACGTCCACTGTTATACTCATCGACAAGGCAGCCTTACAATATCTGTTAAGAAGCTACAAGATTATCTCTTACCTGGTGAAAAGGAGGGGAAGATTTGGATGTGGCATAGATGCCTTAGATGCCCTCGACCTGACGGCTTTCCTCCAGCGACTCTACGAGTGGTGATGTCTGATGCTGCGTGGGGATTATCGTTTGGGAAGTTTCTGGAGCTCAGTTTCTCAAATCACGCAGCTGCCAGTAGAGTAGCATGTTGTGGCCATTCTCTCCATAGAGACTGTCTTCGCTTCTACGG ATTTGGGAACATGGTTGCTTGCTTCCGTTACGCTACTATAGATGTTAATTCTGTCTACCTTCCACCATCAGTGCTTAATTTCAACTATGATAATCAGGACTGGATACAGAGAGAGACAGATGAG GTGGTAGAGAGAGCAGAGCTTCTGTTTTCTGAAGTATTAAATGCTATTAGTCAAATTGCAGCAAAAGGTTTTAGGCGTCGAATTGGCGAACTCGAAGAAGTGCTGCAAAGAGAGAAAGCAGAGTTCGAG GATAATTTGCAAAAGATGTTTCACAGAGAGGTGAAGGAAGGGGAACCTCGAGTGGATATTCTTGAGCTGTACAGGATGCGCAGGCAGCTGATTTTTCAGTCATATATGTGGGATCACCGCTTGATTAATGCATCAACTTTGTCTAAGATTGAGAGTAGTGATGAcacaaagagagaagaaaatgaGAAAGCACCTTTGGCTAAGAGCCAGACCCTCCCCGAGATGAATGCTGGGACCAACTCTCTTCTTACTGGCTCAGAGGTTGATCAGAATCCTGATGTTGGTTCTACTGATGATGACACTAAGGTTCAGAAGGAAGCGGAAACAAATTTAGATTTGAATCCGGAAAAGGAAGATGGTGGAGAAGATTCTCCTAGCAAGACCTTACCTGATAGTTCTGATACTCTGGAAAATAAACTCGATGTTCGCAGGACACAGTCTGATGGCCAGATAGTTATGAAAAATCTATCAGCGACTCTTGATGCAGCATGGATAGGCGAACGTCAAACATCAGGGGAGATTCCAACCAATACTAAGATCGTGCTTCCTCCTTCCTCCATGTCAAATTCTTCAACTTTCTCTCCAATAGATCTCCCAGAACAGCAAAACGAATTCAAGGTGGCGTATCCAGTTTCACCTGCTTTACCTAGTAAAGATTATGAGAACTCAGATGATTCTGTAAGCTGGTTAGGTGTGCCATTCCTCAATTTCTACCGTTCCATCAACAAGAATTTTCTGCTTAGCTCTCAGAAGCTAGATACATTTGGCGAGCATAGCCCTGTCTATATTTCATCTTTTAGAGAGGCAGAGCTTCAAGGTGGACCAAGGCTACTTCTTCCCGTTGGCATCAATGATATTGTTGTTCCGGTGTATGATGATGAACCCACAAGTATGATCGCCTATGCCTTGACGTCAACTGAGTATCAACGCCAAATTTCTGTTGAAGGGGAGTCTCTAGTTTCGTATCCTTCTGAACTGAATATCCCTCGCCCAGTTGATGACACCATTTTTGACCCTAGCAGAAGCACTAGTTCAGTGGATGAGAGTATACTTTCAATGTCCTCATCTCGCAGTCTGGACCCTCTATCATATACAAAAGCTTTACATGCTCGAATCTCATACGGAGAAGATGGCACTCTTGGAAAAGTGAAGTACACAGTTACTTGTTACTATGCCAAACGGTTTGAGGCGTTGCGAGGTATATGTATCCCTTCGGAGCTCGAGTACATAAGGTCTCTTAGCCGGTGTAAGAAATGGGGAGCTCAAGGTGGAAAGAGCAATGTCTTCTTTGCTAAAACCCTGGACGATCGTTTCATCATCAAGCAAGTCACCAAGACAGAACTGGAATCATTCATCAAGTTCGCACCTGCTTACTTCAAATATTTATCCGAGTCTATCAGCACGAAAAGTCCAACTTGCCTGGCAAAAATCTTGGGAATCTATCAG GTAGCAACAAAGCAACTTAAGAGCGGGAAAGAAACAAAGATGGATGTTCTGATTATGGAGAATCTCCTCTTTGGAAGAACTGTGAAGCGGCTTTATGACCTCAAAGGATCATCCCGGGCGCGATACAACCCTGACGCTAGTGGGAGCAACAAAGTCTTGTTGGATCAAAACTTGATTGAAGCAATGCCAACCTCTCCCATCTTCGTTGGTAACAAAGCAAAACGATTGCTGGAAAGAGCTGTCTGGAACGACACTGCTTTTCTTGCA